The following are from one region of the Pelagibius sp. CAU 1746 genome:
- the glmU gene encoding bifunctional UDP-N-acetylglucosamine diphosphorylase/glucosamine-1-phosphate N-acetyltransferase GlmU, whose amino-acid sequence MSDRKLAVVVLAAGKGSRMKSDLAKVLHPVAGQPMLRHVLTAVEPLAPAETVVVIAPGMDDVAAAAAPCRCAVQVQPLGTGNAVDAARETLKAAADAGADLLVLFGDSPLVTSETLQRLAAARAAPQAPDLVGLAFRPADPAAYGRVILDDAKAGEAARIEKIVEFADADTAQRQIGLCNAGIVLGEARRLFDLIERLGSHNAQGEYYLTDIFGLAHAEGRPAGVVECPAEEVLGVNSRADLALVEKVMQQRLRRRVMAEGATLVDPETVWLSADTRLGRDVTVQPSVFFGPGVTVGDRVEIRSFCHLEGAEVGDDVILGPFARLRPGAKLGRAAHVGNFVEIKNAELGEGAKANHLTYLGDASVGAAANVGAGTITCNYDGFLKHRTVIGAKAFIGSNTALVAPVSVGEGALVAAGSTITEDVPADALAVERSEQRIREGSAARFRDERQAAKEAAAKPAGKSSRRKPS is encoded by the coding sequence ATGTCCGATCGCAAGCTTGCCGTCGTTGTCCTGGCCGCCGGGAAAGGCAGCCGCATGAAATCCGACCTGGCCAAGGTTCTGCATCCGGTCGCCGGCCAGCCGATGCTGCGCCACGTGCTGACCGCGGTGGAGCCCTTGGCGCCGGCCGAGACGGTGGTGGTGATCGCGCCTGGAATGGACGACGTGGCCGCCGCCGCAGCACCCTGCCGCTGTGCCGTGCAGGTGCAGCCCCTGGGCACCGGTAATGCCGTTGACGCTGCCCGAGAAACCCTGAAGGCGGCGGCCGATGCCGGTGCCGACCTGCTGGTGCTGTTCGGCGACAGCCCGCTTGTGACCAGCGAAACGCTGCAGCGCCTGGCCGCCGCGCGCGCTGCACCGCAGGCGCCGGACCTTGTCGGCCTGGCTTTCCGGCCGGCCGACCCGGCGGCTTACGGCCGGGTGATCCTGGATGACGCCAAGGCAGGTGAGGCGGCCCGCATCGAGAAAATCGTCGAATTCGCGGACGCCGATACCGCGCAGCGCCAGATCGGCCTCTGCAACGCCGGCATTGTCCTGGGCGAGGCGCGCCGCCTCTTCGACCTCATCGAGCGCCTCGGCAGCCACAACGCCCAGGGCGAATACTATCTGACCGACATCTTCGGCCTGGCCCATGCCGAGGGGCGGCCCGCCGGTGTGGTCGAGTGCCCGGCCGAGGAGGTTCTGGGCGTCAATTCTCGCGCCGACCTGGCGCTGGTGGAAAAGGTCATGCAGCAGCGTCTGCGCCGGCGCGTCATGGCCGAAGGCGCGACCCTGGTCGACCCGGAGACGGTCTGGCTCTCCGCCGACACCCGCCTGGGCCGTGACGTCACGGTGCAGCCCTCGGTCTTCTTCGGTCCGGGCGTCACCGTCGGCGACCGGGTCGAGATCCGCAGCTTCTGCCACCTGGAAGGCGCCGAGGTCGGCGATGACGTGATCCTGGGCCCCTTTGCGCGGCTGCGCCCCGGGGCGAAACTGGGCCGCGCCGCTCATGTCGGTAATTTCGTCGAGATCAAGAACGCCGAGCTGGGCGAGGGCGCCAAGGCCAACCATCTGACCTATCTGGGAGACGCCTCGGTGGGGGCGGCGGCCAACGTCGGCGCCGGCACTATCACCTGCAACTACGACGGCTTCCTGAAGCACCGCACGGTGATCGGCGCCAAGGCGTTCATCGGGTCGAACACGGCGCTGGTCGCGCCGGTCAGCGTGGGTGAGGGTGCGCTGGTCGCCGCGGGCAGCACCATCACCGAGGATGTTCCCGCCGACGCCCTGGCTGTCGAGCGCAGCGAGCAGCGCATCCGCGAAGGCTCGGCCGCGCGCTTCCGTGACGAGCGCCAGGCCGCCAAGGAGGCTGCGGCCAAGCCGGCTGGGAAGAGTTCCAGGCGCAAGCCGTCTTAA